The proteins below are encoded in one region of Pseudomonas sp. SCB32:
- a CDS encoding acetyl-CoA hydrolase/transferase family protein, with protein sequence MFRDRVRMSSLLDKVMTADQAAALIQDGMTVGMSGFTRAGEAKAVPKALAERAKQEPLRISLMTGASLGNDLDKQLTEAGVLARRMPFQVDSTLRKAINAGEVMFIDQHLSETVEQLRNHQLKLPDIAVIEAVAITEEGHIVPTTSVGNSASFAIFAKQVIVEINVAHNTNLEGLHDIYIPTYRPTRTPIPLTKVDDRIGSTAIPIPAEKIVAIVVNDQADSPSTVLPPDDETQGIANHLIDFFKREVDAGRMSNSLGPLQAGIGSIANAVMCGLIESPFENLTMYSEVLQDSTFDLIDAGKLRFASGSSITLSTRRNADVFGNLERYKDKLVLRPQEISNHPEVVRRLGIIGINTALEFDIYGNVNSTHVGGTKMMNGIGGSGDFARNAHLAIFVTKSIAKGGNISSVVPMVSHVDHTEHDVDILVTEVGLADLRGLAPRERARVIIDNCVHPSYRDALNSYFDAACERGGHTPHILREALEWHINLEERGHMLAAS encoded by the coding sequence ATGTTCCGTGATCGCGTGCGTATGTCCTCCCTGCTGGACAAGGTGATGACTGCCGACCAGGCCGCGGCCCTGATTCAGGACGGCATGACCGTCGGCATGAGCGGCTTCACCCGCGCCGGCGAAGCCAAGGCCGTACCCAAGGCCCTCGCCGAGCGCGCCAAGCAGGAGCCGCTGCGCATCAGCCTGATGACCGGCGCCAGCCTGGGCAATGACCTCGACAAGCAGCTCACCGAAGCCGGTGTGCTGGCCCGCCGCATGCCCTTCCAGGTCGACAGCACCCTGCGCAAGGCGATCAACGCCGGCGAAGTGATGTTCATCGACCAGCACCTCTCCGAGACCGTCGAACAGCTGCGCAACCACCAGCTCAAGCTGCCGGACATTGCCGTCATCGAAGCCGTGGCCATCACCGAGGAAGGCCACATCGTGCCGACTACCTCGGTGGGCAACTCGGCCAGCTTCGCAATCTTCGCCAAGCAGGTGATCGTCGAGATCAACGTCGCGCACAACACCAACCTGGAAGGCCTGCACGACATCTATATCCCGACCTACCGCCCGACCCGCACGCCGATCCCGCTGACCAAGGTCGACGACCGCATCGGCAGCACCGCCATCCCGATCCCGGCGGAAAAGATCGTCGCCATCGTCGTCAACGACCAGGCAGACTCCCCGTCCACCGTGCTGCCGCCGGACGACGAGACCCAGGGCATCGCCAACCACCTGATCGACTTCTTCAAGCGTGAAGTGGACGCCGGGCGCATGAGCAACAGCCTCGGCCCGCTGCAGGCCGGCATCGGCAGCATCGCCAACGCGGTGATGTGCGGCCTGATCGAGTCGCCCTTCGAGAACCTGACCATGTACTCCGAAGTACTGCAGGACTCGACCTTCGACCTGATCGACGCCGGCAAACTGCGCTTCGCCTCGGGCAGCTCCATCACCCTGTCGACCCGCCGCAACGCCGATGTGTTCGGCAACCTGGAGCGCTACAAGGACAAGCTGGTGCTGCGTCCGCAGGAGATCTCCAACCACCCTGAAGTGGTCCGTCGCCTCGGCATCATCGGCATCAACACCGCGCTGGAGTTCGACATCTACGGCAACGTGAACTCCACCCACGTCGGCGGCACCAAGATGATGAACGGCATCGGCGGCTCGGGCGACTTCGCCCGCAACGCGCACCTGGCCATCTTCGTCACCAAGTCCATCGCCAAGGGCGGCAACATCTCCAGCGTGGTGCCGATGGTCAGCCACGTCGACCACACTGAGCACGACGTGGACATCCTCGTCACCGAAGTCGGACTGGCCGACCTGCGTGGCCTGGCGCCGCGCGAGCGCGCCCGGGTGATCATCGACAACTGTGTGCACCCGTCCTACCGCGACGCCCTGAACAGTTACTTCGATGCCGCCTGCGAGCGCGGCGGCCACACCCCGCACATCCTGCGCGAGGCCCTGGAGTGGCACATCAATCTGGAAGAGCGCGGCCACATGCTGGCGGCGAGCTGA
- a CDS encoding DUF1127 domain-containing protein — translation MERTLGSAALSTTRSTSSAHRGLVGTVRLWQRRMESRRQLARLDSRLLADAGISEAQRYAELNKPFWR, via the coding sequence ATGGAACGTACCCTCGGTTCCGCAGCCCTGAGCACCACCCGTAGCACCTCCAGCGCCCATCGTGGCCTCGTCGGCACCGTTCGCCTGTGGCAGCGCCGCATGGAAAGCCGCCGTCAGCTGGCCCGCCTGGACTCCCGCCTGCTGGCCGACGCCGGCATCAGCGAAGCCCAGCGTTACGCCGAGCTGAACAAGCCGTTCTGGCGCTGA